In Phycisphaerae bacterium RAS2, the DNA window AACGCCACGGCCCTGCTGGCCTTCAGCGGCAACACCGGCACCCCGCCGGAAGCGGCCATTTACAAGGAGACGCCAGTCTATAAGACCGTCTTCTTCGGCTTCCCGTGGGAGGCGATCAGCACTCCGGCCAATCGCCAGGCCGTCATGCAGCGCGTGCTCGACTGGTTCGCGCCGCAATGCGGCCTGAAGGGCGATCTGAACGGCGACACGTTCCGCGACGGTCTCGACGTGCAGCAGTTCGTCAACTGCACGATCGGCAACGACGCCTACGCACCGGGCTGCGGCTGCGCCGACATGGACGCCAGCGGCGACTTGAGCGGCAACGACCGCATCCTGTTTGTCGACTGCCTGCTGGGGAACGGTTGCCCGTAGGCGATACAGCGAGAGCCTTGGAGCGCAACCTCCAGACGTCGCATGATAAAGCGGCCGGCAAGCTTGCCGGCCGCTTTTCTATCCAGATTCATAGTGCGGCGAAGATGCACCCTACGGATGGATTTTCGCTATCTGTCTCATCGCTTCGGCCATCGACCGGCCCGGCGGGTGATTGAACAGCGATTCGTACCGCGCGCACGACAGGCTCAAGTCCCCCGGGCGCGGTTCCGGCCCGCCGGCCTCGGCGCGCGAACTGGCCGCCAGGTTCGGCCGCTCGATGCCCATCGCCCGCGCCGCGATCTCGATCATCTCGTTCCGGCTCAATCGCTGCGGCCCGGCGATGTGCAACACTCCCGTCGCCGTTGACGCGCCCGCCTCGGCCACCGCCCGCGCCGCGTCGCCCAGCTCAATCGGCGTGCGAAACTCATCGGTGAACAACCGCAGCACCCGCCCCTCCCGCAGGGCCGCCAGCTGACCGACAAACGTCGTCGGCCGATCCACCGCCGGCAGCCCGTACAGCAGCGGCAGCCGAACGATCAACGAGTCGCCGCCGATCGCGCGCACGACCTCCTCCGCGTCGGCCTTGGTCCGCCCGTACCGCGACACCGGGCACGTCGCGGCCAACTCGTCGTACGGCGCGGCCGATCCGTCAAACACCATGTCGGTGGAGATGGAAATTAACCTCGCGCCGCGGCGCGCTGCCCATTCCGCCAGCCGCGTCGTCGCGTCGACGTTCGTGCGCTGCGCCGTATCGGGATCATCAAACGCGACCTGCACGCTTGTTACCGCCGCAGCGTGCACGATCACACGCGGTTGTGTCGTGTCCAGCAGCGCCGTCACGCGCACGGCGTCGCACAGATCAACTCGTTCGCACACGCCCGCACGCGGCGTCGGCCCGCGCGGCGAGACCCAGCCAACCGCGTCGTGCCCAGCGCCCACGAGGTGCGCGAGCAGCACGCTGCCGAACTGCCCGCCCGCGCCGGTGATCAGCCAATCGGTCGCCATCGTCGTTGCGTCTCCCGAGTCCGTCTCGACTCATTCTCAATCCACGACTCACACGATACAATAGAGAGCACTTCTCTCGCGGCGATTCGCCGGGTGCATCGAACCTGTGTGGGCGGGTTTCATGGCGCAAGCGCACATCCATTTGAAGCGAGCCGCAGCCACGTGTAGGAGGCGGTGTTCGCCCGCTCGATCGCGGTCTCGACCTTGCCGGACCGCTCGCGCCGCCTTCACGCTGCTGGAGCTGCTCGTCGCCATCGCCATCATCGCCACTTTGCTTGCCCTGCTGCTGCCGGCGCTGGGATCGGCGCGATCCGAAGGGACGAAGGTGAAGTGCCTGGCGCATCTACGCGAGCTTGGCATTGCCTTGTCCATGTACAGCAACGACGACACATCCGGAATGACAATTCCGGTTCATCCAAAGGCTGAGGTGTCCTGGAGTTATGACGGCGAATACGAATACGGCGGCAAGACGGGGCTGGGTGTAATGGGCAATCCCGACTTCCATGCAGAGAATCGCATCCTGAATAAATATGTTTTCGATGGCATCGGAAATACACCGTTGGGCTTTTATCAGTGCCCTGGCGACTCCGGCATCCCCCGCGCTCCCGTTAACTTTGATTCTTTCTTCCTGTCATCGGCGGTCGTCAATCGCAGTGCTTTCGACGCTACCGGTACGAGCTATCGCATCAACAACCAGATCGACTTCGTCAACGATAAGCATCATTTCTTCGGCCCGTACCTGCGCGCCAGTTCGCAAATCCCCGACCCCTCAACAACCGTCATCCTTGAAGAGACCATCGCGGAGGTCGCGAAATGGAATTCTCCGTCTTACCGCACGATGGGCTGGCACCGAAAAGCCAACATCTTCAATGTGCTCTTTGGAGACGGTCACGCCGGCGCGATCCGCCTCGCGGGGCAGCAGGACTTGTCGAGCCAGTATGGGGGTTACTGGGTGCTGCGCGGCGAGAACTGGCGGATGGATTGCTACCCCAAGCCGCCGATCTGTGATCTGCCGGAAGACGAAGAAGATTGCGCCTGGCCTCCGGGCAGCGGCGGCGGTAACGGCGATTGAGTGGCTGTTGCCATCAACGATCGCCCGCTATCGCTCCCCGCTGAACAGCACATCCTCCATGCCGTACAGCCCCGGCGCGCGGCCTGCGATCCACTTCGCCGCGCGCAGCGCGCCCACCGCGAACGTATCGCGCGAGTGCGCGCTGTGCGCCAAGGTGATCGTCTCGCCGAGGTTCCCAAATTGCACGCTGTGCTCGCCGACCGTGTCGCCGATGCGCAGGCTGTGAACGCCGATTTCGCCGGGCGCGCGGTCGGATCGAGCCGCCGGCCCCGCGGGGTTTGACGGCGCGCTTCCGTCTCGTGGCCGGCCCGGCTCGGTTTGATTCGCCGCACGCGACGCGTTCACCTCGCCCACCGCACGGCCCGCGTCCGTTCGCCCGCGCTGAATGGCCTCGATCAGCGCGAGCGCCGTCCCGCTGGGCGCGTCCACCTTGAAGCGATGGTGCGATTCGACCACTTCCACGTCGTACGAATCATCCAGCAGCGCGCCCACCTCGCGCGCCAGCCGCAGCAGCACGTTCACACCCACACTCATGTTCGCCGATTTCAGCACCGCGATGGACTGCGCCGCCGCGCGAATACGCGTCTGCGCAGCCGCGTCGTGCCCCGTCGTGCCGATCACGATCGGTCGCTTGATCTCTACGCACCAATCAATCCAGCCGGCGGTCGCCGCCGCCGTGGAGAAGTCGATCAACACGTCAAACGCCGCGCCCACCGGCGCCGCCGAAGCGTTGCGCAAACCTTCCGCCGCCACGCGAACACCGATCGCGCCAACGCCCGCCAACTCGCCGGCGTCACGACCGAGGTCTGCGCAGCCCGGCCCTTCCAGCGCCGCGACAACGTTCAACTCCGCATCGGCCGACGCCAGCGCGACGAGCCGCCGCCCCATCCGACCGGCCGCGCCGGCGATTGCAAGTTTGATTGGCATCCCGATCATTCTCTCTGCTCCGATTGTGTGTGCTTCAATTCATTGGGATTCGTGAGCTTGCGACGCCGACGGATTGCAATCCGCCGGCTTCCGCGACGCGCTGCGACAATCCATTGCGACGACGCCTTACACCGGCACGGAGCAATCATCTTACAATTCACCGCGTCGATTCGATCGCGCGACAGATCGCATCGAGATCGTTCGCCACACGAATCGGTTGATTCGAATGCCGGCCGCGCGCGCCGCCACTCCCGCCGCCGGTGTGGTACGTCACCGTCGCGTCGGGGTCCTTCAGCACGTGACCGGTCAGGATGCACACGACGCGCGCATCGCGCTCGATGACGCCGCGCGCGATCAACTGCCGCAACCCCGCCACGCTGGCCGCACTGGCCGGCTCGCAGCCCAGACCGTGTCGCCCGATCCGCGCCTTCTCATCGAGAATCTCCTCGTCACTCACGTCACACACGACGCCGCTCATCGCGTCCAACGAGCGAAGCGCCTTCGACAGGTTCACCGGGTGCGCGATCTCAATCGCCGTCGCGACCGTCTTCGCGCGCCGACCGGCGGCTGCGTGTTCGGCGAAGTACGCCTGCGCGCCGGGGGAATCCCACTCGCCACCGTTCCAGCGCAGTCCGCGCGCGTTCACTAACTCACAAAGCGTGTTCGCGCCGCGCGCGTTGATGATCGCCAGCCGCGGCACCCGCGGGATCAGCCCCAGCTCGCGCAATTCGATGAACGCTTTTCCGAACGCACTGCTGTTGCCGAGGTTGCCGCCCGGCACGACGATCCAATCCGGCACGTCCCAGCCCAGCCCCTCCAGCACGCGGTACATAATCGACTTCTGCCCTTCGAGCCGGAACGGGTTCACCGAATTCATCAGGTAGAGACCCAGCCGCCCTGCCGCCTCGCGCACGCGCGCCATGCAGGCGTCGAAATCGCCGTCGATCTGAAGCGTGATCGCGCCGTGATCCAGCGCCTGCGAGAGTTTCCCGAATGCGATCTTGCCATCGCCGATGAAGACGACCGACTTCATCGCTCGGCCGTCGCGCAGCCGCGTGTTCGCCGCGTACATCGCCAGGCTCGCGCTGGTGTTGCCCGTCGACGCGCACCCCACCAGTGGCCGCCCCAGCCGCCGGGCCATCGTGAAGGCCGCGGCCATGCCGTTGTCCTTGAAACTGCCCGACGGGTTCATGCCCTCGTATTGCAGGTGCAGCCGGCCGGCATGAAGCGGCAGGTCCATCGCGGCGGGGTCCACAGCTTGCAGCAGCGTCTGCCCCTCGCCAAGCGTGACGAGGTCATTCACGTCCGCGAACGGCAGCAATTCGCGAAACCGCCACACGCCCGAAAAGTCGAGCGGCGCGACGCGACGCCCCCAGCGCGATTCAAAGAACGATAATGACGCCGGCGGCTGCAATCGGGACCAATCGTACACAACGTCCAGCAGCCCGCCGCAGCGACCGCAATCGTAGCGCTCATCGCCGAGGTCGTAGGTCGCGGCACAGGCGGGTCGGATGCAGCGTAGAAATGCGGCGCTCATGCAAGTGATGTTATCCGCTGGGCTTAGGTCCGCCAACGCACCACGCGACGACGGGAGATTGTCTTGAACCAATTCGCTCCTTTACGGTAAAATGAGCGGCGTGGATTGGGGAATCGATCGACCAGGCTGCATGACCCCGCAGCAACCCCGCCGTCGATCGGAACGTCATCGTCTCTTTCGGGAGCCGACGCTCCCGCGAATCGGAGCATCTCATGCGATTGGCTTTGTTTGGCGTTCTGTGCCTCCCAGCCTTGTTGTTTTTCGCGCCGTCCGCAGTCGCGCAAGTTGACGAGCCGGTGATCGTCGACGGCGAACTGGTCTTTCCGACCGATGCGGTCATCCCGCGATACCTGACCGATACCGAGCGGCGCTGGCTTGATGAGAATCCCGGCGGTCCGGCAGTCCCGCGTGTCGCGACCGCGGCTCCGACCGGACCGCTGCACTGCGTGGCCGAATACGAGCCGATGGACGGCATTCTGCTCAACTGGCGGTCGTACACGACCATTATCGCCGAGATGGCGCGGCTGATCACGACGACCGGCAACGCGAACGCGTACATTGTCGTCGCCAATGCCGCGACACAGTCCTCGGCCACGACCACGCTCTCGGGCAACGGCACGAACATGAGCCGGGTGAAGTTTCTGATCGCCGCGTCGGACACCGTTTGGATTCGAGATTACGGCCCGCGCTATGTGTACCAGGGCGATTGCCGCGCGATTGTCGACCACCGGTACAACCGGCCCCGGCCCAATGACGATGTGATTCCAACCGCCTTCGCCAACTACAAAAAGCACGGCTACTACGAGATGCAGACGCTGTACTCGCCGAACGAATTGATTCACGGCGGCGGGAACTTTCACTTGAGCGCCAACACGCAGTCGTTCGCCACGCGGCTGACCGTCAACGAGAATCCCCTTCTGACCGAGCCGCAGATCACGAACATCTGGAATACGTATCAGGGGTTGAATCACATGTTCTTCAATCCGTTCCCGACCTCGGTCGACGCGACGCAGCACATCGACATGTGGATGCAGGTCTGCGGCGACCAGAAGGTCATGATCAGCGACTGGCCAAACAACCCCGGCTCGACGCAGGACGTCATTTGCGACAACGCCGCGGTGACGATGGCCGGAATGGGTTACACGGTCACACGCATCCCCGCGTTCAGCGTGAGCGGCGTGCATTACACTTATACTAACGTCGTGATTTGCAACAACCTGATCCTCGTCCCCTCGTACACCAACGCCACCGTGCAGCCGTCCAACGCAGCGGCCGTCACGGCGTGGCAGACGGCCATGCCGGGCTACACCGTTTCAACGATCAACTGTCAGGCGATGATCACCGCCGCCGGCGTCATGCACTGCATCGCCATGCATGTTCCACAACATCGGGGCGGCGCGAACCCGACCGTCTACCTCAAGACCCCGCGCACGGCCCAGACCCTGCCCGCGCCCGGCAACAATGTCGCCATCAACTGGATCACCGACGACGACAACGCCGTTTCGAATGTGGACATTCTGCTCTCGACGACCGGCGGCAATTCCTACGACACGGTCATCGCCTCCGCCAACGCCGACACCGGCTCGTACAACTGGGTCGTTCCGAATCTTTGCACCAGTGCCGCACGCATTCGCGTCGTCGCGCGCGATGCCAATGGCAACACGGGCCACGACAGCAGCATCGGAAACCTCGTCATCACCGGGACGGTCGGCCCGGTTGGCGATCTCAACTGCGATTGCGCGCGCGATCTTGGCGACGTGTCGCCGTTTGTCCTCGCCCTGCTCGATCCGACGACGTACGCCGCGACGTACCCCGGATGCCCGATCAATAACGCTGACATCAACGGCGACGGCCAGCGCGACGGACGCGACATCGCGCGGCTTGTAGACGGCTTGTTGCCCTGATACTCTCGAACAAGGAAGGAAGCAGCCATGATGACCGACTCGATTAACGGACGCCTGCAACTGTTAACGTTCACGCTCGCGGTTGTTGCCGTGTCCCTCGCGGGACTTTCGCACGCGCGCGCTCAATCCAGCACGCCCGCGCTTTTCGTTTCCAACAACGGGAACCTCGAAGGAAGCGTTTCCGCCTTTCGCGTTGACGCCAACGGCGAGCTGGAATTCGTCAACAAAGTCATTACAGGTTCGCGCGCCTCAACCAGCGACCCCTGCCCCGGTTGCAACGCCTACGAAATCTCGCTCACGCCCGACGGGCGACATCTCGTCACCATTCACCCGGCCGGCGATTTCGACGGCATCAGCTTTCTCCGCGTCAACGCCGACGCCAGCGTCACTCTTCTGCACCAGTTCACGTTTCCCGCTCTGCAGGACGGCCCGCTGGACGTCGTCTGGCTCGACAACGAATACGTCGCCGCCGCCATCACCGGCACGAATCCCGACTCCGTCTGGGTCTGGCGATTTGATCCGAATGTGCCGTCGATGACCTTCGCGTTCGCAGTCACGGCCGTGTCGAACAGCCTCGGCTATCTCGCCGTGCATCCTACTGGCGACTATCTCTACGCGAATGATTCGTCTGCCAACCGCGTCGTCCGCGCCTGGACCATCGGCGCCGGCGGCTCGCTCACGATTCTCGACGCGGAGTCCACCGGCGTGCCGTTTGCCCTTGAACTCGCCGTTAGCCATGACGGCACCAAACTCTACGGCGCCGGCGGCAT includes these proteins:
- the rmlD_2 gene encoding dTDP-4-dehydrorhamnose reductase, which gives rise to MATDWLITGAGGQFGSVLLAHLVGAGHDAVGWVSPRGPTPRAGVCERVDLCDAVRVTALLDTTQPRVIVHAAAVTSVQVAFDDPDTAQRTNVDATTRLAEWAARRGARLISISTDMVFDGSAAPYDELAATCPVSRYGRTKADAEEVVRAIGGDSLIVRLPLLYGLPAVDRPTTFVGQLAALREGRVLRLFTDEFRTPIELGDAARAVAEAGASTATGVLHIAGPQRLSRNEMIEIAARAMGIERPNLAASSRAEAGGPEPRPGDLSLSCARYESLFNHPPGRSMAEAMRQIAKIHP
- the dapB gene encoding 4-hydroxy-tetrahydrodipicolinate reductase, whose amino-acid sequence is MIGMPIKLAIAGAAGRMGRRLVALASADAELNVVAALEGPGCADLGRDAGELAGVGAIGVRVAAEGLRNASAAPVGAAFDVLIDFSTAAATAGWIDWCVEIKRPIVIGTTGHDAAAQTRIRAAAQSIAVLKSANMSVGVNVLLRLAREVGALLDDSYDVEVVESHHRFKVDAPSGTALALIEAIQRGRTDAGRAVGEVNASRAANQTEPGRPRDGSAPSNPAGPAARSDRAPGEIGVHSLRIGDTVGEHSVQFGNLGETITLAHSAHSRDTFAVGALRAAKWIAGRAPGLYGMEDVLFSGER
- the thrC_1 gene encoding Threonine synthase, with the translated sequence MSAAFLRCIRPACAATYDLGDERYDCGRCGGLLDVVYDWSRLQPPASLSFFESRWGRRVAPLDFSGVWRFRELLPFADVNDLVTLGEGQTLLQAVDPAAMDLPLHAGRLHLQYEGMNPSGSFKDNGMAAAFTMARRLGRPLVGCASTGNTSASLAMYAANTRLRDGRAMKSVVFIGDGKIAFGKLSQALDHGAITLQIDGDFDACMARVREAAGRLGLYLMNSVNPFRLEGQKSIMYRVLEGLGWDVPDWIVVPGGNLGNSSAFGKAFIELRELGLIPRVPRLAIINARGANTLCELVNARGLRWNGGEWDSPGAQAYFAEHAAAGRRAKTVATAIEIAHPVNLSKALRSLDAMSGVVCDVSDEEILDEKARIGRHGLGCEPASAASVAGLRQLIARGVIERDARVVCILTGHVLKDPDATVTYHTGGGSGGARGRHSNQPIRVANDLDAICRAIESTR
- a CDS encoding Peptidylarginine deiminase precursor; translation: MRLALFGVLCLPALLFFAPSAVAQVDEPVIVDGELVFPTDAVIPRYLTDTERRWLDENPGGPAVPRVATAAPTGPLHCVAEYEPMDGILLNWRSYTTIIAEMARLITTTGNANAYIVVANAATQSSATTTLSGNGTNMSRVKFLIAASDTVWIRDYGPRYVYQGDCRAIVDHRYNRPRPNDDVIPTAFANYKKHGYYEMQTLYSPNELIHGGGNFHLSANTQSFATRLTVNENPLLTEPQITNIWNTYQGLNHMFFNPFPTSVDATQHIDMWMQVCGDQKVMISDWPNNPGSTQDVICDNAAVTMAGMGYTVTRIPAFSVSGVHYTYTNVVICNNLILVPSYTNATVQPSNAAAVTAWQTAMPGYTVSTINCQAMITAAGVMHCIAMHVPQHRGGANPTVYLKTPRTAQTLPAPGNNVAINWITDDDNAVSNVDILLSTTGGNSYDTVIASANADTGSYNWVVPNLCTSAARIRVVARDANGNTGHDSSIGNLVITGTVGPVGDLNCDCARDLGDVSPFVLALLDPTTYAATYPGCPINNADINGDGQRDGRDIARLVDGLLP
- a CDS encoding Lactonase, 7-bladed beta-propeller gives rise to the protein MMTDSINGRLQLLTFTLAVVAVSLAGLSHARAQSSTPALFVSNNGNLEGSVSAFRVDANGELEFVNKVITGSRASTSDPCPGCNAYEISLTPDGRHLVTIHPAGDFDGISFLRVNADASVTLLHQFTFPALQDGPLDVVWLDNEYVAAAITGTNPDSVWVWRFDPNVPSMTFAFAVTAVSNSLGYLAVHPTGDYLYANDSSANRVVRAWTIGAGGSLTILDAESTGVPFALELAVSHDGTKLYGAGGISDGGNKVVGMTVNPDGTLTGMAGTPFISPGASPSNVFLTGDDSVLVVGHGTDATVRTLLVNPITGALTASPFNFDVGLQGTLGDVRTMGDLMFVTDNSTATDGIMGVYSFKVGPDGSLTMNGPGAYTTTGIAPRSLATWVPEPPLGDMNCDLSVDLDDVEPFVEALLDPVGFGGCDVNLADVNQDTFIDGLDAGPFIDLLVP